Below is a window of Pseudarthrobacter equi DNA.
TATTTCCGCTGCGGCCCGCGCTGGTACTTCACCGAACTGCCCGTCATGATGAACTACCGCACCGAGGAACGGCTGGCCGGTATCGACCTGCCTGTCCTGGTGCTGCGCGGCGGCCAGGACCAGGTTGCCGGCCCCGAGTGGTCACGGCGCCTGGCTGCCACGGCGAGGCACGGGCACTTCGCGGAAATCCCGGGAGCGGGACATGTGGCCCAGCACCTCCGGCCGCAGCAGGTGGCCGAGGCGATCAGGTCCTTCGTGACGGCAACATCGGGCCGGGCCCGCCGCTAGATCCTCGGCCGGCCAGCCCACCGGCGCATCTTCAGGGCGGCGTGAAGCTCCAGACGGGGCAGCCCCTTTAGCGGATCCACGCCCAGCAGTTGGCGGATCCTGCCCAGCCGGTTGTAGATGCTGCTCCGGTGCAGATGGAGCTTCGTGGCCACGTCCTGGACCGAACCGTCGTTGTCGTAGAGGAGCTCCAGCACCGGAATGAGTTCGCCGTTCCGGTCATGGTCTTCGAGCATCCGGAAGTACACGGACCCCGAGTCGGCCCAGGCCCCCACGCCGCCTCCGGCGGATGCCAGCAGCTGGTACACGCCGGTGGACCTGCAGTCCACCAGCTCACCCAGTTGGGAGTCGACGGCGGCCGCTTGGGCTGCGAGTTTCGACTGCCGGTACGCCTCGCCCAGTTGGCGGGTGCGGGTGAACCCTTCGCTGATGCCGAGGATGATGCGGTGCACCGGCCGGCCGGACCGCTTGGCCAGCTCCAGCTGGTAATGCACCAGGACCTGCGCATGGTTGGCCCGGCCGGACAGCTCGCGGAACAGCACCACCGAGTGGGTCTCCGTACCGGCACTGAACAGCGCCGCGTCCACGCCCACGGTGGCCTGCAGCGCGGTGGACCGGTGGATCAGGGTGGATGCGATGGGGTCCGGACCGCTGGCCCAGCCGTCGGCATCCAGCACGGTGACCATCTGCCACGGGCCGCGGCCCTGGACTTCCTTCCAGCCGGCAACTGCGGCCACGGCGTTCGGTTCGCCGGCGCAGGCGGACAGGAACTCGCGTTCGCGGCCGCGCCGGAACTCCGACTCGGCCGTATTGGAATCCAGCAGGAGCCCGGACAGCAGCTCCAGCTCATGGTTGACCGCCGGCAACTGGGTGAGGATCGCCGTCGGGCTCTCCTCCGCCGAGTCCTGCTGCACCCAGAGATAACCCACGCGGAAGCCGCGCACCATCAGCGGCACACAGACGCGGCCCAGCATGCCCAGGTCCGGATTGGCCGGCACCACCACGGGCCGCACGGCAGTGGCGATGCCCTGCGAGAGCTGCCACGCGCTCACGTCCGCCGGCACCTTCTTGCTGAGCAGGAAGTTCACGCGCACACGGTCCGCATGGGACTGGTTGGAGCTGTAGGCAAGGAGCAGGCCGTCCAGGTCTTCCAGCGAAAGGCCGCGGCCCAGCTTCTGCGCCACTTGCTCCACGAGCTGTTCCACACCCTGCTGCTGCATGCGCCAACATTACTGCCCGGCAGCCCGTGGGCACGAACGGACAACAGGCGACACCTGACGCCCCCACCCTCGACAAATGTCTACCCGAGACGGATGGATTTCCCGGAATTCCGGGGATCTTGGCGGCAGCCCATTCCGCCGCCAATGTCGGCTGGCTCACAGCGGATTTATCGTGGAAACACGAAATCCTTCCGCACTTTCCGGCTTATCCGCCGAGAACCTGGAGCCCACGATGATCATCGGTGTCCCCAAAGAAATCAAGAACAACGAGTTCCGCGTCGCCATCACCGCCGCCGGCGTGCACGAATTCCGCACCCACGGCCACTCGGTGCTGGTGGAACGCGGCGCGGGCCTGGGCTCCGGCATCACCGATGAGGAATACGCCATTGCCGGCGCCGAGATCGTCACCGAGGCCGATGACGTCTGGTCCCGCGCGGACATGGTCATGAAGGTCAAGGAACCCGTCAAGGCCGAGTACCACCGGTTCCGCAAGGGCCTGATCCTCTTCACGTACCTGCACCTGGCCGCCGAGCCCGAACTGACCCAGGAACTGATCAACTCCGGCGTCACCGCCATCGCCTACGAGACCGTCCAGGAGGGCCGCACCCTCCCGCTGCTCGCCCCCATGTCAGAGGTTGCCGGCCGGCTGTCCGTCCAGGTGGGCGCGTCCTCCCTGATGGCCCCCGCCGGCGGCAAAGGCGTCCTGCTGGGCGGCGTTCCCGGCGTCCGCCCCGCCAAGGTTGTTGTCCTCGGCGCAGGCGTGGCCGGCACCAACGCCGCCGCCATGGCCCTGGGCCTGGGCGCCGACGTCACCATCCTGGACATCAACATCAACCGCCTCCGCGAACTGGACGCCCAGTACCAGGGCCGGCTGAAGACCGTGGCCTCCAACGCCTACGAGATCGAAAAGTCCGTAGTGGATGCAGACCTGGTGATTGGTTCCGTCCTGATCCCCGGCGCCAAGGCCCCCAAGCTGGTCACCAACGATCTCGTGGCCCGGATGAAGCCCGGCTCGGTACTGGTCGACATCGCCGTGGACCAGGGTGGCTGCTTCGAGGACACCCACCCCACCACGCACCAGGAACCCACCTACAAGGTGCACAACACCATCTTCTACTGCGTGGCCAACATGCCGGGTGCGGTGCCGAACACCTCCACCTACGCCCTGACCAACGTCACCCTGCGCTACGCCGTGTCCCTCGCGAACCTGGGCGTCAAGGCTGCTTTCGACCGCGACCCCGCCCTCGCCGCAGGCCTCAACATCGCCGCCGGCCACGTGGCACACCACTCCGTGTCCGAGGCACACAACCTGCCCCTTGTTTCCGACTGGCACGAGCTCGTTTCGGCCTAGGCCTAACTCGTCGTTTTGCGCAGGACGACACGCATCCTCTGCGGGCTGGCTCCTTCGTCGCCTCTGACGCCCGCTGCCGGATGCCTGTCGTCCTGCGTTGCCGTTTAAGTCCTGCCGCCGACGAGCTCCCGCGCTTTTTCTATGATTCTTAGGACCTCCACCGCGTCCTCTGGGTTTACCGGGAGGGGCAGGGGTGACTCTGTTCCGCCGTCGAGGATCTTGTCCGCCAGGAGGCGGTAGAACTCGGGGTAGTTGCCCCGTTCGGTGGGGAGCCGGTCCAGGTGGCCGTCGCGCCCCAGGACGCCTGCCCAATCGGGCGCCTCCACGCCGTACTCCTGGTCCAGGGGGCTGCCGCCGGCCACGATGAACGGTTCCTGCGGGTCCACGCCGTGCTTGGTGAAGCCACCCACGGAGCCCAGCACGCGGAACCGCGGGGCCTGCTGCGCGCACAACATGTTCATGCTGAGGTGGCTGAGCACCCCCGAGTGGTGGCGGAGCACCAGGAAGACGTCGTCGTCGGCCCGCTCGTCGGAGCGGCGGGCCTGCAGCTCGGCGTGGGCTACGTCGGCCGGGCCGAAGAGCTGGATGGCTTGGTCGATCAGGTGGCTGCCGAGGTCGAAAAGTGCGCCGCCGCCGTCGGACGCTGTTGCCCTGGCCTTCCAGGCCTTGGCGATCGACGGCGTCCACCGCTCGAAGCGGGACTCGAAGCGCAGCACCGTGCCCAGCGCCTCGGCGGCCAGCAGCTTTTGCAGGGTGAGGTAGTCGCCGTCCCAGCGCCGGTTGTGGAACACCGTCAGGGTCCGGCCCAGGTCCCGGGCCAGCGAGACCAGCTCCTCCCCTTCTTCGCTGGAGATGACGAACGGCTTGTCCACCACCACGTCCAGCCCGGCCTCCAGGGCCGCCTTGGCCAGCGGGTAGTGGGTTGCCGGCGGCGTGCCCAGGACCACGAGGTCTAGGCTGTCCGCCCGCTCGAGGACGGCGCGCCCGTCCGGCACGGTCCGCACGCCCGGGTAGCGGCCCGTCGCCGCCGCCTGCCGGTCTGCGTTTGAGGTGGCCACGATATCCAGCGAATACCTGCTGTCCGCGTCCAGCAGGGGCGCGTGGAAGACGCTGCCGGAGAGTCCGAAGCCGACGACGGCGGTACGGATGGTGCGTGGCTCAGCTTCAGTTCCGGTCATGCAACCAACGCTACTCCGGAGCGCCCTCCTGCACCTTTTAAACCAAAAGCCCTCCCACTGTCCGCCGCCGAAGCGGAGGAACAGTGGGAGGGCTTTTGGAACGCTATCCGCAGAATGCGGGAAAGCGCCTAAAAGGTGTTACTTCTTTTCCCAGCCGAGGGTGGTCCAGTCCGGAACCTGGGACAGGCTCTGGAACAATGACGGGCCGTAGTTGGCCAGGCCGGCGCGAACGAAGGAGATCTGCGGGCCGTTCATGACCACGCCCATGGAGAAGTACTTCGCCATGTGCTCCTTTTCGACCTCCATGGCCGCCTTGTTGCGCTCTGCGTTGTCCTCGATGGAGGCGAGGTCCGCGATCTTCTTGTCCAGTTCGGCGTCGCCCAGCTGGTTCTCGTTGGTCTTGGAGTCGTAGTACTGCTTCACGGCATCTGTGGCGTCCGGGCCTACGGTGTAGCCCGAGACGCTCATGTCGAAGTCGCGGCCGCCGATGACCTTGCCGAAGTCGGCAGAAGCTCGCTGGTCGATGCCAACGTCCATGCCACCGGCCTGAAGCTGCTTCTGCAGGGTCTGCGTGAAGGCAAGGGTGGTGGGGTCGTCACCGAAGTTGCTGATCTTGAAAGCGGCAGGCTTGCCGTCCTTCTCCATGACACCACTGGCGTTGGCCGTGTAGCCGGCGTCGGTCAGGACCTTCTTGGCGGCGTCCGGACCGGTTTCCTTCACCGGGTAGTTGTCCTGGTAGTACTCAGAGAACGGCAGGAGCATCATGGAGCCGGAGCTCGGCTCTTCCCAGTTCAGGCCGTTGAAGCGGACCTTGCGGAGCGCTTCGCGGTCGACGGCGGCGAAGATGGCTTTGCGGACGGCGACGTCAGTGATCTTCTGGGCGTTGATGTTCATGCCGCCGGCGAAGAGGCGCTGGCCGCGGCGGACATCGGAGTCCTTGGTGCCTTCCAGCTGCTTGTAAAGGGCGATGGTGTTGGCGGACATCGCGTCGATTTCGCCGTTCTTGAACGCGGCGATCTGGGCGCTGGTCTCAAGCTGGCGGAAGGTGACGTTGGCCAGGACCGGCTTCTTGCCCCACCACTTGTCGTTGGGGACCATGGTGACGGTCTTCGCCGCGGGGTCATACTGGTCCAGCTTGAACGGTCCGGCCATCCACTCGGCGTGCATGTTGCCGTTGAAGCCTTCGTTGAACACCTCCGGGCTGTTCACGGCCGGGTGGATCAGGCCGAAGAAGAGCGAGTCAATGGGGTAGACCGGCTGCGTGGTCTTGACGATGACTTCCTTGTCGCTGCTGCCGGCCTCAACCGACTCGACGAACTGGTAGGCGCCGGAGCTGACGATGTCGTAGCCGTTGTCCGGGCTCTTGAGGATGTTCCAGGTGTTCTGGAACGCCTTCACGTCGATGGGGGTGCCGTCGTTGTAGGTGGCCTTGTCATTGACCTTGATGGTGATGGTCTGCTTGCCGTCCTTGACCTCGCTGTCCACAGACTCGCAGAAGTCAGTGTTGGGCGTGACCTTTCCGGTGAAGTCGACCTTCCAGCAGCCACCCATGCCGCCGCTGTTCATGGCGACCGGGTTGATGGGGACCTGCAGGGCGGAGTTGTCCGCGCTGTTGCCGTTGTTGGAGAAGCCATTGAAGTCCGGGCCGATGTTGCCCAGCGGAAGGGTGACCTTGCCGCCCTGCTCAAGATCGGCTGCCGGCTTCTCGTTGATGCTGATCAGCTTGGACAGGTCGCTGCCTGCCTCCTGCCCCTTGGCTGTCTCCGGCCCCGTGGAGCCGCCACTGCCGCAGGCGGTCAGCGCCAGAGCCGCAGCAATGGCTGCAGCTCCGCCGATCCTGTTCAGATTCCTCATGGTTTTCCCTTCATTGATGCGAATGGTGCGGGTGGGTCGGCTAAATCTAGGGTGCATGGTGTTCCGCCTGGTCGTGGGTCACCAGCATGTCTTCGTCCAGTTCCCCGTCAGGGAAGAAGCAGGCGAAACGCTGATCCGGTGCGGGCGCCGCGGGTTCCAGCGCCTGCGCCGCCGACGACGGTGCCACAGCTTCCAGCGGCGGTTCCAGGGTTAGGCACTTTTCCTGCTTCGCGGCAGGCAGGGCGGCAAACACCGGGCAGCGGGTGGCAAAGTTGCAGCCCTTGGGGGCATCCAGCGGCGACGGGAGGTCGCCCTTGAGGATGATGCGTTCCCGGGTGCGTTCCACGTGCGGGTCCGGCACCGGGATGGCGGAGAGCAGGGCGCGGGTATACGGGTGGCGCGGGTTGTCGAACACGCGGTCCACCTCGCCGATCTCCACGATCTTGCCCAGGTACATCACCGCCACGCGGTTGGAAATGTGCCGGACAACGGAGAGGTCGTGGGCCACCAGGAGGTAGCTCAGCCCCAGTTCCGCGCGGAGCTTGTCCAGGAGGTTGATGACCCCGGCCTGCACCGACACATCGAGTGCCGAGACGGGCTCGTCCAGGACCACCAGCTTGGGGTTGACCGCAAGTGCGCGGGCGATGCCGATGCGCTGGCGCTGGCCGCCGGAGAACTGGTTGGGGAACCGGTTCACGTGGTCCGGCTGCAGGCCCACGAGCTTCATCAGCTCCATGATCCGCTTCCTGATGGCCGGGCGGTCCATGCCGGCGTTCTGCAGCGGTTCCGCGAGGACCTCGTACACGGTGAACCGCGGGTCCAGGGCGCCGGTGGGGTCCTGGAACACCATCTGCAGTTCGCGCCGCATGGCGTTCTTGGTCTTGGTGTCAGCGGCCTGCTTGTTGCTGATGCCGCCAATCACCACCTCGCCGTCCTGGTCCTTGTGGAACTCCATGATTTCCAGCAGGGTGGTGGTTTTTCCGGAGCCCGATTCGCCCACGATGGAGAAGCATTCGCCCTCGCGGACGTCGAAGCTCAGTCCATCCACGGCTTTGACCGTACCGATTCGCTTCTTGAGCAGCGCACCCTTGGTCAACGGGAAGTGCTTGCGCACGTCCTTAAGCTGGAGGACGGTGGAGCGGTCCTCCCGCGGGATGGCGTCGAAGCGTGACTCCGGTACCGGCGGGGCGGCGAAGATGTCGTGGACGTCCACGTCACCGCCGAGGGCCGCCGACTTGATGCAGGCGGCGTGGTGCAGGGCGCCTCCGGGGACCGGGGCCAGCGCAGGTTCCCCGTCGAGGCAGGCATCGGTGGCCAGCGGACAGCGCGGCGCGAAGGAGCATCCGGTGGGGGTGTGCAGGAGGTTCGGCGGTATGCCGTCGATGGGTACCAGCGAGGATTTTTCGGATACATCCACGCGCGGGACGGCTCCGAGCAGGCCCAGCGTGTAGGGCATCCGCGGGTTGTAGTAGATATCGTCCACCGCGCCGGTTTCCACGGGCTTTCCGGCGTACATCACCATGATGTCGTCGGCCATGCCCGCCACCACGCCAAGGTCGTGCGTGATCATGACGACGGCGGCGCCGGTTTCCTCCTGCGCGGTGTGCAGCACCTCGAGGACCTGGGCCTGGATGGTGACGTCCAGGGCCGTCGTCGGCTCATCCGCAATGAGCACCCGGGGGTTGTTGGCAATGGCGATGGCGATCATCACGCGCTGGCGCATGCCGCCGGAGAATTCGTGCGGGAAGGCCTTCAGCCGGTCCTTCGGGCTGGGAATTCCCACCATGGCCAGGAGCTCGACGGCGCGGGCTTCCTTGGCCTGCTTGCTCATGGTGGGGTTGTGGATGGTCAGCGCTTCGATGATCTGGGTGCCCACGGTGTACACGGGCGTCAGGGAGGACAACGGGTCCTGGAAGACCATGGCCAGTTCATTGCCGCGGTATTCGCACATGGCCTTGTCGCTGAGCCCCAGCAGTTCGCGGCCCTTGAGCCGTACCGAACCGGTGACCTCGGCGGCTTCCGGAAGCAGGCCCATAATGGCCAGTGATGTCACTGACTTCCCGGAGCCTGATTCGCCCACGATGCCCAGGGTCTTGCCCGGCAGGAGGTCGAAGTCCACTCCACGGACGGCGTGGACCACGCCGTTCTCGGAGTTGAACCGGACGTTGAGGTCCCGCACGGACAGCACAGCGTCAGTGGGCGCGTGGAGCCCCGCTATGTGCAGCCGCTCGACGGCGTCGGCGGTGGAATTGACCGACGCCGTGGTGCCGGACCCGGTAGTGGTTTCGCTGCTCATTTACTCTTCTCCGCCCGGATTTTCCTGGCCTTTCGGGCCTTGCCCGTGGAACTGGAACTGGGGTCGAACGCGTCCCGCAGGCCGTCGTTCATCATGGCCAGGGAGCCGGTGAGCAGGAACATCACCGTCAGCGGCACCCAGAACATCCACGGGAAGGTCTGTACCTGTGAGGTGGCACCGCCGATCAGGACGCCCAGGCTGACGTCCGGAACCTTGATGCCGATGCCGATGAACGAGAACGCCACCTCGGCGAGGATGGCGCCGGTGACGCCGCGGGTGATGTCCAGGACCAGCAGGGACCCGATGTTGGGGACCAGGTGCCGCCAGACGATCCGCCGCGGCGGGACGCCCATGTACTGGGCTGCCTTGACGAAGTCCCGCTGCATCAGGGACATGGACAGGGACCGGATCAGCCTGGCGGTGCCCATCCAGCTGAAGACGAGCAAAACGATGATCAGCAGCAGCCAGGACGGAAGGTCGCGCTTGAGGCCGGCGCCGCCGCCGCTGGTGGCCACTGCCACCACCAGGAGTGCGGGCATCATGATGAGCGCTTCGAGGACGAAGAGCATCACCTTGTCCACCTTGCCCCCGAAGTAGGCCATGGTGCAGCCATAGACCGCAGCGATCAGCACCGAGACCAGGCCGACGATCAAGCCGATCAGGATGGAGATGCGGGTGCCTTCAACGGTCATCGCGTAGAGGTCGATCCCCGCCTGGGAGGTGCCCAGGTAATGCTCGGCCGAGGGCGGCATCCCGATGTTGAAGGGGTCGATGGTTTCTTTGTCCCAGGTAGTGAGGAATCCGCCCACGAAGGAGAAAACGGTAAGGGCCAGGAAGATGACCAGGCCGGCCACGGCGGTCTTGTTCCGCATGAAGCGGCGGAAGATGATGGTGGACTTGGCGATGACGACGTCGGCGCTTTCCAGGTGCGCGTCCTGCGCTACTGCCGCGGGGTCCACTGCGTTCAGGTTGGTCATGGTTACTGCACCCGCACTCTCGGGTCAACCAGGGTGGTTGCGAAGTCGGCCAGGATGGCGC
It encodes the following:
- a CDS encoding Gfo/Idh/MocA family protein, producing the protein MTGTEAEPRTIRTAVVGFGLSGSVFHAPLLDADSRYSLDIVATSNADRQAAATGRYPGVRTVPDGRAVLERADSLDLVVLGTPPATHYPLAKAALEAGLDVVVDKPFVISSEEGEELVSLARDLGRTLTVFHNRRWDGDYLTLQKLLAAEALGTVLRFESRFERWTPSIAKAWKARATASDGGGALFDLGSHLIDQAIQLFGPADVAHAELQARRSDERADDDVFLVLRHHSGVLSHLSMNMLCAQQAPRFRVLGSVGGFTKHGVDPQEPFIVAGGSPLDQEYGVEAPDWAGVLGRDGHLDRLPTERGNYPEFYRLLADKILDGGTESPLPLPVNPEDAVEVLRIIEKARELVGGRT
- the ald gene encoding alanine dehydrogenase, with the protein product MIIGVPKEIKNNEFRVAITAAGVHEFRTHGHSVLVERGAGLGSGITDEEYAIAGAEIVTEADDVWSRADMVMKVKEPVKAEYHRFRKGLILFTYLHLAAEPELTQELINSGVTAIAYETVQEGRTLPLLAPMSEVAGRLSVQVGASSLMAPAGGKGVLLGGVPGVRPAKVVVLGAGVAGTNAAAMALGLGADVTILDININRLRELDAQYQGRLKTVASNAYEIEKSVVDADLVIGSVLIPGAKAPKLVTNDLVARMKPGSVLVDIAVDQGGCFEDTHPTTHQEPTYKVHNTIFYCVANMPGAVPNTSTYALTNVTLRYAVSLANLGVKAAFDRDPALAAGLNIAAGHVAHHSVSEAHNLPLVSDWHELVSA
- a CDS encoding ABC transporter ATP-binding protein; amino-acid sequence: MSSETTTGSGTTASVNSTADAVERLHIAGLHAPTDAVLSVRDLNVRFNSENGVVHAVRGVDFDLLPGKTLGIVGESGSGKSVTSLAIMGLLPEAAEVTGSVRLKGRELLGLSDKAMCEYRGNELAMVFQDPLSSLTPVYTVGTQIIEALTIHNPTMSKQAKEARAVELLAMVGIPSPKDRLKAFPHEFSGGMRQRVMIAIAIANNPRVLIADEPTTALDVTIQAQVLEVLHTAQEETGAAVVMITHDLGVVAGMADDIMVMYAGKPVETGAVDDIYYNPRMPYTLGLLGAVPRVDVSEKSSLVPIDGIPPNLLHTPTGCSFAPRCPLATDACLDGEPALAPVPGGALHHAACIKSAALGGDVDVHDIFAAPPVPESRFDAIPREDRSTVLQLKDVRKHFPLTKGALLKKRIGTVKAVDGLSFDVREGECFSIVGESGSGKTTTLLEIMEFHKDQDGEVVIGGISNKQAADTKTKNAMRRELQMVFQDPTGALDPRFTVYEVLAEPLQNAGMDRPAIRKRIMELMKLVGLQPDHVNRFPNQFSGGQRQRIGIARALAVNPKLVVLDEPVSALDVSVQAGVINLLDKLRAELGLSYLLVAHDLSVVRHISNRVAVMYLGKIVEIGEVDRVFDNPRHPYTRALLSAIPVPDPHVERTRERIILKGDLPSPLDAPKGCNFATRCPVFAALPAAKQEKCLTLEPPLEAVAPSSAAQALEPAAPAPDQRFACFFPDGELDEDMLVTHDQAEHHAP
- a CDS encoding ABC transporter permease yields the protein MTNLNAVDPAAVAQDAHLESADVVIAKSTIIFRRFMRNKTAVAGLVIFLALTVFSFVGGFLTTWDKETIDPFNIGMPPSAEHYLGTSQAGIDLYAMTVEGTRISILIGLIVGLVSVLIAAVYGCTMAYFGGKVDKVMLFVLEALIMMPALLVVAVATSGGGAGLKRDLPSWLLLIIVLLVFSWMGTARLIRSLSMSLMQRDFVKAAQYMGVPPRRIVWRHLVPNIGSLLVLDITRGVTGAILAEVAFSFIGIGIKVPDVSLGVLIGGATSQVQTFPWMFWVPLTVMFLLTGSLAMMNDGLRDAFDPSSSSTGKARKARKIRAEKSK
- a CDS encoding PucR family transcriptional regulator; amino-acid sequence: MQQQGVEQLVEQVAQKLGRGLSLEDLDGLLLAYSSNQSHADRVRVNFLLSKKVPADVSAWQLSQGIATAVRPVVVPANPDLGMLGRVCVPLMVRGFRVGYLWVQQDSAEESPTAILTQLPAVNHELELLSGLLLDSNTAESEFRRGREREFLSACAGEPNAVAAVAGWKEVQGRGPWQMVTVLDADGWASGPDPIASTLIHRSTALQATVGVDAALFSAGTETHSVVLFRELSGRANHAQVLVHYQLELAKRSGRPVHRIILGISEGFTRTRQLGEAYRQSKLAAQAAAVDSQLGELVDCRSTGVYQLLASAGGGVGAWADSGSVYFRMLEDHDRNGELIPVLELLYDNDGSVQDVATKLHLHRSSIYNRLGRIRQLLGVDPLKGLPRLELHAALKMRRWAGRPRI
- a CDS encoding ABC transporter family substrate-binding protein, whose translation is MRNLNRIGGAAAIAAALALTACGSGGSTGPETAKGQEAGSDLSKLISINEKPAADLEQGGKVTLPLGNIGPDFNGFSNNGNSADNSALQVPINPVAMNSGGMGGCWKVDFTGKVTPNTDFCESVDSEVKDGKQTITIKVNDKATYNDGTPIDVKAFQNTWNILKSPDNGYDIVSSGAYQFVESVEAGSSDKEVIVKTTQPVYPIDSLFFGLIHPAVNSPEVFNEGFNGNMHAEWMAGPFKLDQYDPAAKTVTMVPNDKWWGKKPVLANVTFRQLETSAQIAAFKNGEIDAMSANTIALYKQLEGTKDSDVRRGQRLFAGGMNINAQKITDVAVRKAIFAAVDREALRKVRFNGLNWEEPSSGSMMLLPFSEYYQDNYPVKETGPDAAKKVLTDAGYTANASGVMEKDGKPAAFKISNFGDDPTTLAFTQTLQKQLQAGGMDVGIDQRASADFGKVIGGRDFDMSVSGYTVGPDATDAVKQYYDSKTNENQLGDAELDKKIADLASIEDNAERNKAAMEVEKEHMAKYFSMGVVMNGPQISFVRAGLANYGPSLFQSLSQVPDWTTLGWEKK